From a single Lolium rigidum isolate FL_2022 chromosome 7, APGP_CSIRO_Lrig_0.1, whole genome shotgun sequence genomic region:
- the LOC124678217 gene encoding probable inactive receptor kinase At1g48480 yields the protein MPPPLAAVLALLLVLAAGSARGADDLASDTAALRAFIAPFGSASVHWVGQETCSWTGVVCTDGRVTGLHLPGDGLRGSFPAGALGGLTRLTVLSLRYNALSGPLPADLASCVRLRVVNLQSNHLSGELPAAILSLPALTQLNLAENRFSGKIPPTIAKNRRLQALFLEGNLFTGELPDVNMPALLSLNVSFNNLTGEVPEGFGGMPATSFLGMPLCGKPLPPCPISPSSQPPSSQPPTLPPGTAAAATPGRRGRRHLRGGDIAGIVIGCAVGFLLLAAALVLVCAAIRRKPRGTAYRSQDAVAAELALHSKEAMSPNGYTPRVSDARPPPPAPMLPPVGPVAVGKKKLFFFGRVPRPYDLEDLLRASAEVLGKGTYGTTYKAALEIAPAVAVKRLKETSLPEREFRDKIAAIGGMDHPNVVPLQAYYFSKDERLMVYEFVSTGSLSSMLHGNRGSGRSPLSWESRRRIALASARGLEYIHATGSKVAHGNIKSSNILLGRSVDARVADHGLASLVGPAGAPSMRVAGYRAPEVVADPRRLSQKADVYSFGVLLLEMLTGKAPTNAVLHDEGVDLPRWARSVVREEWTSEVFDTELLRHPGAEEEMVEMLRLAMDCTVTVPEQRPAMPEIAVRIEELAGTPSSGRPGGRSVSVDEADDRPLKPAGSMRES from the exons ATgcctccgccgctcgccgccgtgcTGGCGCTGCTCCTGGTGCTGGCCGCCGGCTCGGCCCGCGGCGCCGACGACCTGGCGTCCGACACCGCGGCGCTGCGGGCCTTCATCGCGCCGTTCGGCTCGGCGTCCGTGCACTGGGTCGGTCAGGAGACGTGCAGCTGGACGGGCGTCGTCTGCACCGACGGCCGCGTCACGGGGCTCCACCTCCCCGGAGACGGCCTCCGCGgctccttccccgccggcgcgctcGGCGGCCTCACCAGGCTCACCGTGCTCTCGCTGCGCTACAACGCGCTCTCCGGGCCCCTCCCCGCCGACCTGGCCTCCTGCGTCCGCCTGCGGGTCGTCAACCTGCAGTCCAACCACCTCTCCGGCGAGCTCCCGGCCGCGATCCTCTCCCTCCCGGCGCTCACGCAGCTCAACCTCGCCGAGAACCGCTTCTCGGGGAAGATCCCGCCCACCATTGCCAAGAACCGGAGGCTGCAGGCGCTCTTCCTCGAGGGCAACCTCTTCACCGGCGAGCTGCCGGACGTCAACATGCCGGCCCTCCTCTCCCTGAACGTCTCCTTCAACAACCTCACCGGCGAGGTTCCCGAAGGCTTCGGCGGCATGCCGGCGACGTCTTTCCTCGGCATGCCGCTCTGTGGCAAGCCACTCCCGCCGTGCCCAATATCACCATCTTCACAACCACCGTCGTCCCAGCCCCCCACGCTCCCTCCCGGAACCGCGGCCGCGGCAACGCCCggcaggcgaggacggcggcacCTCCGCGGCGGCGACATCGCGGGCATTGTCATCGGCTGCGCAGTCGGCTTCCTGCTTCTCGCGGCCGCACTCGTCCTTGTCTGCGCCGCCATCCGCCGCAAGCCCAGAGGGACCGCCTACCGCAGCCAGGACGCCGTCGCGGCGGAGCTGGCACTGCACAGCAAAGAGGCGATGAGCCCCAACGGCTACACCCCGCGGGTCTCCGACGCGCGGCCACCTCCCCCCGCTCCAATGCTGCCTCCGGTCGGCCCCGTCGCCGTGGGCAAGAAGAAGCTTTTCTTCTTCGGGAGGGTGCCGAGGCCGTACGACCTCGAGGACCTGCTGCGCGCGTCCGCCGAGGTTCTTGGCAAGGGCACGTACGGCACCACGTACAAGGCCGCGCTCGAGATCGCGCCGGCCGTGGCGGTGAAGCGCCTCAAGGAGACGTCGCTGCCGGAGCGCGAGTTCCGGGACAAGATCGCGGCGATCGGCGGGATGGACCACCCCAACGTCGTGCCCCTGCAGGCCTACTACTTCAGCAAGGACGAGCGGCTCATGGTGTACGAGTTCGTCTCCACCGGCAGCCTCTCCTCCATGCTCCACG GCAACCGTGGCTCCGGGCGATCGCCGCTGAGCTGGGAGTCGAGGCGGCGGATTGCGCTGGCATCGGCGCGCGGGCTGGAGTACATCCACGCGACGGGGTCCAAGGTGGCGCACGGCAACATCAAGTCGTCCAACATCCTGCTCGGCCGGTCGGTGGACGCGCGGGTGGCGGACCACGGCCTGGCGAGCCTGGTCGGCCCGGCCGGCGCGCCGTCGATGCGCGTGGCGGGGTACCGCGCGCCGGAGGTGGTGGCGGACCCGCGGCGGCTGTCGCAGAAGGCGGACGTGTACAGCTTCGGGGTGCTGCTGCTGGAGATGCTGACGGGGAAGGCGCCGACGAACGCCGTGCTGCACGACGAGGGCGTGGACCTGCCGCGGTGGGCGCGCTCCGTGGTGCGCGAGGAGTGGACGTCCGAGGTGTTCGACACGGAGCTGCTCAGGCACCCGGGCGCCGAGGAGGAGATGGTGGAGATGCTGCGGCTGGCCATGGACTGCACCGTCACGGTACCGGAGCAGCGGCCCGCCATGCCGGAGATCGCCGTCCGCATCGAGGAGCTCGCCGGCACGCCGTCGTCGGGCCGGCCTGGAGGACGGAGCGTGTCGGTTGACGAGGCCGACGACCGGCCGCTCAAGCCCGCCGGGTCGATGCGAGAGAGCTGA